One Papaver somniferum cultivar HN1 chromosome 10, ASM357369v1, whole genome shotgun sequence genomic window carries:
- the LOC113319577 gene encoding ubiquitin carboxyl-terminal hydrolase 13-like produces MTVLPLPLQPHDIDDEISSEDHEGDDVMIVGSPEPVEVSPAEAVVSTVENQDPPSSKFTWKIENFSKLDPKKHHSDAFNVGDSKWRVLLFPKGNSVDYLSMYLAVADWDDFPLGWVRCAQFSLSVVNQINNEDTVRRETQPYKFSAQHIDLGHTRFMPLGELNDPDKGYIVEDTCIIEAEVKIMPDDWTYDSRKETGYVGLKNQGATCYMNSLLQTLYHIPYFRKAVYHMPTTENNLASGSSIPLALQTLFYKLQYKKDSVGTKELTKSFGWNTNQAFMQHDVQELNRVLCENLENKMKGTAVEGTIQHLFEGHHMNYIECINVDYKSTRKESFYDIQLDVKGCQDVYASFDKYVEVERLEGDNKYQAGQEHGLQDAKKGVLFIDFPPVLQLQLKRYEYDVMRDTMVKINDRYEFPLQLDLDREDGKYLSPDSDKSVRNLYTLQAVLVHSGGGDGGHYYAFIRPTVSEQWFKFNDELVTKEDIKRVLEEQYGGEARFSNAYMLVYIRESNRDEIICNVEEKDIAEQLRIRWKKEQEEKELKKKEKAEAYQYTTIKVARDEDLSQQIGKDVYFDLVDHYKVRSFRIQKQMPFNLFKEEVFKEFGVPVQFQRFWLCHSYRPYRPLMIQEESQSVRQVIEFPNKVPGNGGWWYQDLMLFLEVEIGPELHPIAPPCYTPKEDIILFFKLYDAEKEEIRYVGRLIVNRNGMPFEILKKLNEMAGFSPDEEIELYEESRFAPKHIDKNLTFCASKLIDGDIICFQKPASAGSMTQFRFPDVRSFLEEVSNRQVVHFRSLDKPMEDDFSLELSKVLKYDDVTDRVARHLCLDDPTKIRLFRENFYSRPQPIRYQGFLRLSHILMNHFNQPTDILYYEVLDIPLPELEGLKTLNVAFHHATKDDKVVHSIRFPEQSTVGDLLNDLKTKVELSHPDAELRLLEVYDHKFWEVFSLSEKIEKIDEKWKLRAEEILEEEKNLGPLDRLIHFYHFTKGQYVEQNFGEPFFLVIHEGETLDAVKLRIQMKLQVSDEEFAKLKFKSPSCPGQSEYLQDSDTVSSRFPRRYGHDYGPREEYVGLEHSDSSPKTSYAASKSLQIAG; encoded by the coding sequence ATGACTGTCTTGCCTCTTCCTCTACAGCCACATGATATTGATGATGAGATATCTAGTGAAGATCATGAAGGTGATGATGTGATGATTGTTGGAAGTCCCGAACCAGTGGAAGTCTCTCCAGCGGAAGCCGTTGTTAGCACAGTGGAAAATCAGGATCCTCCGTCTTCAAAATTTACCTGGAAGATTGAGAATTTTTCTAAGCTGGACCCTAAAAAACATCACTCGGATGCGTTCAATGTTGGTGATTCTAAATGGCGTGTGTTGTTGTTTCCCAAGGGAAACAGCGTAGATTACTTGTCGATGTACCTTGCTGTTGCGGATTGGGATGATTTTCCATTGGGGTGGGTTAGGTGTGCACAGTTCAGTTTGTCAGTCGTCAACCAAATTAATAACGAGGACACAGTGAGGAGAGAGACACAACCATACAAATTTAGTGCACAACACATTGATTTGGGTCATACAAGGTTCATGCCTCTTGGTGAACTCAACGACCCTGATAAAGGTTATATCGTAGAAGATACTTGTATTATTGAAGCAGAGGTTAAGATCATGCCTGACGATTGGACATATGATTCTAGAAAAGAAACGGGTTATGTTGGTCTTAAGAATCAAGGAGCAACATGTTATATGAACTCTCTTCTCCAGACTCTATATCATATTCCTTATTTCAGGAAGGCGGTGTACCATATGCCAACAACTGAGAATAATTTGGCATCAGGCAGCAGCATCCCTTTGGCTCTACAGACTTTGTTTTATAAGCTTCAGTACAAGAAAGATAGCGTCGGAACGAAAGAGCTTACTAAATCTTTTGGATGGAATACGAACCAGGCTTTCATGCAACATGATGTGCAGGAGCTTAATAGGGTTCTGTGtgaaaatctagaaaataaaatgaagggAACTGCTGTGGAAGGTACGATACAACACTTGTTCGAAGGTCACCATATGAACTATATTGAATGCATTAATGTGGACTATAAATCTACTAGAAAGGAGTCCTTTTATGACATTCAACTTGATGTCAAAGGCTGTCAAGATGTTTATGCTTCTTTCGACAAGTATGTGGAAGTGGAGCGTCTTGAAGGTGATAACAAGTATCAAGCtggtcaagagcatggtttacaAGATGCAAAGAAGGGTGTCCTTTTCATTGACTTCCCACCTGTTCTCCAACTCCAGCTGAAACGGTATGAGTATGATGTTATGCGGGACACTATGGTAAAGATAAATGATCGCTATGAATTCCCCCTGCAACTTGATCTTGACAGGGAGGATGGCAAATACTTATCACCAGATTCTGATAAGAGTGTTCGCAATCTCTACACACTTCAGGCTGTTTTGGTTCACAGTGGCGGGGGAGATGGGGGACACTACTATGCTTTTATTAGACCAACAGTCTCAGAGCAATGGTTCAAATTCAATGATGAGCTGGTAACAAAAGAAGATATCAAGCGGGTACTTGAGGAGCAATACGGAGGGGAGGCAAGATTTTCAAATGCATATATGCTTGTGTATATACGTGAaagcaatagagatgaaattaTTTGTAACGTGGAGGAGAAGGACATTGCTGAACAGCTGAGGATTAGGTggaagaaagaacaagaagaaaaggagctcaagaagaaggaaaaagcaGAGGCTTACCAGTATACTACTATAAAGGTTGCTCGAGATGAGGACCTTTCTCAGCAGATTGGGAAAGATGTCTATTTTGACCTTGTTGATCACTACAAAGTTCGCAGTTTTCGTATCCAGAAACAAATGCCATTTAATCTATTCAAGGAGGAAGTTTTTAAAGAGTTTGGTGTACCAGTGCAATTTCAGCGGTTTTGGCTATGTCATAGTTATCGTCCATACCGACCATTAATGATTCAAGAGGAATCCCAATCTGTTCGGCAGGTCATAGAATTTCCAAATAAGGTGCCCGGCAATGGGGGATGGTGGTACCAAGACTTAATGCTGTTCTTGGAAGTAGAGATTGGGCCGGAATTACATCCCATAGCTCCTCCTTGTTATACACCAAAAGAAGATATTATTCTCTTTTTCAAGCTTTATGATGCTGAAAAGGAAGAAATTCGGTATGTGGGGAGACTCATTGTGAATCGTAATGGTATGCCTTTTGAAATTCTGAAAAAGCTTAATGAGATGGCTGGGTTCTCACCAGATGAGGAAATAGAACTTTATGAGGAATCAAGGTTTGCGCCTAAACACATAGACAAAAATCTCACATTCTGTGCTAGCAAGCTCATAGATGGGGACATTATTTGCTTCCAGAAACCTGCTTCAGCCGGTAGTATGACACAATTCCGCTTTCCTGATGTTCGTTCTTTTCTGGAAGAGGTTAGTAACCGTCAGGTTGTGCATTTTCGGTCTTTGGATAAGCcgatggaagatgatttttcttTAGAGCTTTCGAAGGTACTAAAATATGATGATGTCACGGACAGAGTAGCACGCCATCTTTGTTTGGATGACCCAACCAAGATCAGACTTTTCCGTGAGAACTTTTACTCTCGGCCACAACCTATTAGGTACCAAGGTTTCCTCCGCTTGTCTCATATATTGATGAATCATTTCAATCAGCCAACTGATATTTTGTATTACGAAGTCCTGGACATTCCTTTACCCGAGTTGGAGGGTTTGAAAACTCTAAATGTTGCATTCCATCATGCAACAAAAGATGATAAGGTCGTTCATAGTATTAGATTTCCGGAACAAAGTACAGTTGGTGACTTGCTTAATGATCTGAAGACAAAGGTTGAGCTGTCTCATCCCGATGCGGAACTTAGATTGCTGGAAGTTTACGACCACAAGTTTTGGGAGGTTTTTTCGCTTAGTGAGAAGATCGAGAAAATTGATGAAAAATGGAAGCTACGGGCAGAGGAGATTCTAGAGGAGGAGAAAAACTTGGGTCCTCTGGATCGCTTGATTCATTTTTATCACTTCACAAAAGGACAGTACGTGGAACAGAATTTTGGGGAACCATTTTTCTTGGTTATCCATGAAGGAGAGACTTTAGATGCAGTCAAATTGCGCATTCAGATGAAATTGCAGGTTTCTGACGAGGAATTCGCTAAGTTGAAGTTCAAATCTCCGTCATGTCCGGGTCAATCTGAGTACCTTCAGGACTCAGATACAGTGTCCAGCCGTTTTCCGAGAAGATATGGTCATGATTATGGACCTAGGGAGGAGTACGTTGGCTTGGAGCATTCTGATAGTTCCCCAAAAACATCATATGCAGCCAGTAAAAGTCTACAAATAGCCGGGTAA
- the LOC113316646 gene encoding ubiquitin carboxyl-terminal hydrolase 13-like, whose protein sequence is MGFWPHAIPLDYENIPLDYEKLIEEEVSDEDEDYDDAMSSEDQESDEEMLDEIPQPAKAVVSIVENQDPEASKFSLKFENFSNPKEEHYSEVFTVGDSKWHVMIFPKGNNVDYLSMFLAVADLDDLPFGWTRCAQFSLSVVNQINSEDTVRKDTQPHKFTKQSSDWGHKKFMPLGELNDPDRGYIVDDTCIIEAEVKIMPDDWTYDSRKETGYVGLKNQGATCYMNSLLQTLYHIPYFRKAVYHMPTTENDLASGSSIPLALQTLFYKLQYEKDSVGTKELTKSFGWNTHESFMQHDVQELNRVLCEKLENKMKGTAVEGTIQHLFEGHHMNYIECINVDYKSTRKESFYDIQLDVKGCQDVYASFDKYVEVERLEGDNKYQAGQEHGLQDAKKGVLFIDFPPILQLQLKRYEYDVMRDTMVKINDRYEFPLQLDLDREDGKYLSPDSDKSVRNLYTLQAVLVHSGGGDGGHYYAFIRPTVSEQWFKFNDELVTKEDIKRVLEEQYGGEARFSNAYMLVYIRESNRDEIICNVEEKDIAEQLRIRLKKEQEEKELKKKEKAEAYQYTTIKVARDEDLSQQIGKDVYFDLVDHYKVRSFRIQKQMPFNLFKEEVFKEFGVPVQFQRFWLCHSYRPYRPLMIQEESQSVRQVIEFPNKVPGNGGWWYQDLMLFLEVEIGPELHPIAPPCYTPKEDIILFFKLYDAEKEEIRYVGRLIVNRNGMPFEILKKLNEMAGFSPDEEIELYEESRFAPKHIDKNLTFCASKLIDGDIICFQKPASAGSMTQFRFPDVRSFLEEVSNRQVVHFRSLDKPMEDDFSLELSKVLKYDDVTDRVARHLCLDDPTKIRLFRENFYSRPQPIRYQGFLRLSHILMNHFNQPTDILYYEVLDIPLPELEGLKTLNVAFHHATKDDKVVHSIRFPEQSTVGDLLNDLKTKVELSHPDAELRLLEVYDHKFWEVFSLSEKIEKIDEKWKLRAEEILEEEKNLGPLDRLIHFYHFTKGQYVEQNFGEPFFLVIHEGETLDAVKLRIQMKLQVSDEEFAKLKFKSPSCPGQSEYLQDSDTVSSRFPRRYGHDYGPREEYVGLEHSDSSPKTSYAASKSLQIAG, encoded by the coding sequence ATGGGTTTCTGGCCTCATGCTATACCGTTAGATTATGAGAATATACCGTTAGATTATGAGAAGTTAATCGAAGAGGAGgtgtctgatgaagatgaagattatgatgatgcgATGTCTAGTGAAGATCAGGAAAGTGATGAGGAGATGCTTGATGAAATTCCCCAACCAGCAAAAGCCGTTGTTAGTATAGTGGAAAATCAGGATCCTGAAGCTTCGAAATTTAGCTTGAAGTTTGAGAATTTCTCGAACCCTAAAGAAGAACACTACTCTGAGGTGTTCACTGTTGGGGATTCTAAATGGCATGTGATGATATTTCCCAAGGGAAACAACGTAGATTACTTATCGATGTTCCTTGCTGTTGCGGACCTGGATGATTTGCCATTTGGGTGGACTAGGTGTGCACAGTTCAGTTTGTCAgtcgtcaatcaaatcaatagcgAGGACACGGTGAGAAAAGATACACAACCACATAAATTTACTAAACAATCAAGCGATTGGGGTCATAAAAAGTTCATGCCTCTTGGTGAACTCAACGACCCTGATAGAGGTTATATCGTAGATGATACTTGTATTATTGAAGCAGAGGTTAAGATCATGCCTGACGATTGGACATATGATTCTAGAAAAGAAACGGGTTATGTTGGTCTTAAGAATCAAGGAGCAACATGTTATATGAACTCTCTTCTCCAGACTCTATATCATATTCCTTATTTCAGGAAGGCGGTGTACCATATGCCAACAACTGAGAATGATTTGGCATCAGGCAGCAGCATCCCTTTGGCTCTGCAGACTTTGTTTTATAAGCTTCAATACGAGAAAGATAGCGTCGGAACGAAGGAGCTCACTAAATCTTTCGGGTGGAATACGCACGAGTCTTTCATGCAACATGATGTGCAGGAGCTTAATAGGGTTCTGTGTGAAaagctagaaaataaaatgaaaggaaCTGCTGTGGAAGGTACGATTCAACACTTGTTTGAAGGTCACCATATGAACTATATTGAATGCATTAATGTGGACTATAAATCTACTAGAAAGGAGTCCTTTTATGACATTCAACTTGATGTCAAAGGCTGTCAAGATGTTTATGCTTCTTTCGACAAGTATGTGGAAGTGGAGCGTCTTGAAGGTGACAACAAGTATCAAGCtggtcaagagcatggtttacaAGATGCAAAGAAGGGTGTCCTTTTTATTGACTTCCCACCTATTCTCCAACTCCAGCTGAAACGGTATGAGTATGATGTTATGCGGGACACTATGGTAAAGATAAATGATCGCTATGAATTCCCCCTGCAACTTGATCTTGACAGGGAGGATGGCAAATACTTATCACCAGATTCTGATAAGAGTGTTCGCAATCTCTACACACTTCAGGCTGTTTTGGTTCACAGTGGCGGGGGAGATGGGGGACACTACTATGCTTTTATTAGACCAACAGTCTCAGAGCAATGGTTCAAATTCAATGATGAGCTGGTAACAAAAGAAGATATCAAGCGGGTACTTGAGGAGCAATACGGAGGGGAGGCAAGATTTTCAAATGCATATATGCTTGTGTATATACGTGAaagcaatagagatgaaattaTTTGTAACGTGGAGGAGAAGGACATTGCTGAACAGCTGAGGATTaggttgaagaaagaacaagaagaaaaggagctcaagaagaaggaaaaagcaGAGGCTTACCAGTATACTACTATAAAGGTTGCTCGAGATGAGGACCTTTCTCAGCAGATTGGGAAAGATGTCTATTTTGACCTTGTTGATCACTACAAAGTTCGCAGTTTTCGTATCCAGAAACAAATGCCATTTAATCTATTCAAGGAGGAAGTTTTTAAAGAGTTTGGTGTACCAGTGCAATTTCAGCGGTTTTGGCTATGTCATAGTTATCGTCCATACCGACCATTAATGATTCAAGAGGAATCCCAATCTGTTCGGCAGGTCATAGAATTTCCAAATAAGGTGCCCGGCAATGGGGGATGGTGGTACCAAGACTTAATGCTGTTCTTGGAAGTAGAGATTGGGCCGGAATTACATCCCATAGCTCCTCCTTGTTATACACCAAAAGAAGATATTATTCTCTTTTTCAAGCTTTATGATGCTGAAAAGGAAGAAATTCGGTATGTGGGGAGACTCATTGTGAATCGTAATGGTATGCCTTTTGAAATTCTGAAAAAGCTTAATGAGATGGCTGGGTTCTCACCAGATGAGGAAATAGAACTTTATGAGGAATCAAGGTTTGCGCCTAAACACATAGACAAAAATCTCACATTCTGTGCTAGCAAGCTCATAGATGGGGACATTATTTGCTTCCAGAAACCTGCTTCAGCCGGTAGTATGACACAATTCCGCTTTCCTGATGTTCGTTCTTTTCTGGAAGAGGTTAGTAACCGTCAGGTTGTGCATTTTCGGTCTTTGGATAAGCcgatggaagatgatttttcttTAGAGCTTTCGAAGGTACTAAAATATGATGATGTCACGGACAGAGTAGCACGCCATCTTTGTTTGGATGACCCAACCAAGATCAGACTTTTCCGTGAGAACTTTTACTCTCGGCCACAACCTATTAGGTACCAAGGTTTCCTCCGCTTGTCTCATATATTGATGAATCATTTCAATCAGCCAACTGATATTTTGTATTACGAAGTCCTGGACATTCCTTTACCCGAGTTGGAGGGTTTGAAAACTCTAAATGTTGCATTCCATCATGCAACAAAAGATGATAAGGTCGTTCATAGTATTAGATTTCCGGAACAAAGTACAGTTGGTGACTTGCTTAATGATCTGAAGACAAAGGTTGAGCTGTCTCATCCCGATGCGGAACTTAGATTGCTGGAAGTTTACGACCACAAGTTTTGGGAGGTTTTTTCGCTTAGTGAGAAGATCGAGAAAATTGATGAAAAATGGAAGCTACGGGCAGAGGAGATTCTAGAGGAGGAGAAAAACTTGGGTCCTCTGGATCGCTTGATTCATTTTTATCACTTCACAAAAGGACAGTACGTGGAACAGAATTTTGGGGAACCATTTTTCTTGGTTATCCATGAAGGAGAGACTTTAGATGCAGTCAAATTGCGCATTCAGATGAAATTGCAGGTTTCTGACGAGGAATTCGCTAAGTTGAAGTTCAAATCTCCGTCATGTCCGGGTCAATCTGAGTACCTTCAGGACTCAGATACAGTGTCCAGCCGTTTTCCGAGAAGATATGGTCATGATTATGGACCTAGGGAGGAGTACGTTGGCTTGGAGCATTCTGATAGTTCCCCAAAAACATCATATGCAGCCAGTAAAAGTCTACAAATAGCCGGGTAA